AGGGTCGGGTAGACCGAACCGGCGCTCGGCTTCCAGGTGCCGCCGCTCCGCTCCTCGATCTCGCGGATGATCTGGTAGCCGTGCATCGGCTGCTCGGCGAGGAGGGCCAGAACGGCAACGCGCACGTCGCCCTTGCCCACCCGGGTGCCCTCACGCTTCTCGAAGCCTCTCTCGGCACCCTTCTCGAAGCGCGCACGGATCTGGTCGACGGCCTGCCATAGGCCCTCGCCGTTGGCACCCATGTTGCCGAGGTTCAGGTTACCGAGGTTGCCGAGCCCCAGATTGCTGAGATTGAAGCCGCCGGCGCCGAATCCGCCGTTGCCGGACCCGCCCGTGCCGAACCCGCCTGTGGGGAATGAACCGCTCATGATGACCTCCTGTAGGAAACGCTAACGATACTCAACGATATACAGCGACACACGTGAACGACACCCACGGGCATCCATGCTCAGCAGATCGTCAGCACACGGTCAGGCGGGCTGCTCCTCGCGGTGCGGGAGCTTCCAACCCGGGCGCACGTAGTGGCAGGTGTACCCGGCCGGGTACTTCTCGAGGTAGTCCTGGTGCTCGTCCTCGGCCTCCCAGAACGCGCCGGCGGGCTCGACCTCGGTGACGACCTTGCCCGGCCAGAGACCGGAAGCGTCGACGTCGGCGATGGTGTCGAGCGCGATAGCCTTCTGCTCGTCTGTCGTGTAGTAGATCGCCGAGCGGTAGCTGCGGCCGACATCGTTGCCCTGGCGGTTCTTGGTCGACGGGTCGTGGATCTGGAAGAAGAACTCCAGCAGATCGCGGTACGAGATGATCGACGGGTCGAAGACGATCTCGACGGCCTCAGCGTGGTCGCCGTGGTTGCGGTACGTGGCGTTCGGTGTGTCGCCACCCGAGTAACCCACCCGCGTCGAGATGACTCCCGGACGGCGGCGGATCAGCTGCTGCGCTCCCCAGAAACATCCGCCGGCGAGGTTTGCGGTCTCAGTCGTTGCCATGTCAGGCCTCCTTCGTGTCGAACAGGCTGCGGTAGTCACCGTAGCCCTTGGCCTCGAGCTCGTCCAAGGGGATGAACCTGAGTGCCGCGGAATTGATGCAGTAGCGCAGACCACCCTCTGCGACGGGGCCGTCGTCGAACAGGTGGCCCAGGTGGCTGTCGCCATTCGCCGAACGAACTTCGGTGCGAACCATCCCGTAGGTCTTGTCGTCGTGGCGCACGACGTTGGCCGGATCGATCGGCCGGGTGAAGCTCGGCCAGCCGGACCGGGAGTCGTACTTGTCGGTGGAGGCGAACAGCGGCTCGCCGGAGACGATGTCGACGTAGATGCCGTCATCGTGGGTGTCCCAGAACTCACCCGAGAACGCGCGCTCCGTGGCGTTCTGCTGGGTCACAGCGAACTGCTCGGGGGTCAGCGTTTCAAGGGTGGTGGGGTCTTTGCGGTACACAGTGGTCATAGATGTCGCTCCTTGCGTTTCGCGTGGTGCTTCGTGTTTTGTGCTTTGGGGACCGCTGGCTGCGGCCCTCGATGACTACAACACCGCACCCCGGTGAGAAGTTCCCGTATGCGTGCGATTGTCGGTCAGAACGTGCGGGCGAGGGCGCGGCCGAGCGCGGTGCCCGACGACCACGCTGTGGAGACCGCCGAGCGGGCGCCCCATGCGTCGCCGCAGACCGCGATACGCCCGCGCAGGAGGAACGGTTCGGGGTGCTGTTCGGCCGGGTTCGAGAACGTCCAGCGGTGAACGAGGGTGGAGGTCGGCGGCACGGTGATGCCAAGCAGCCCTGTGACGGCGTCGGCGACGGCACCGGCGGCTGACTCCGGATGCTCGAGGTGCTCCCGCGCGAACTCCGCGGTGGTGTGCGCGACCAGCACCGGCGCACCGTCGCCCCGGCGGTCCCCATCGTCGGCCACGAAGGCCAGCACCGGCGATCCGTTGACGAACGCGCCGTGGAAGTCGGCGGGCCAGTGCCGCTCAGGCCACGACAGCACGACGCTCAGGGTCGGCTGCCACGCGTCGGCCCCGAGCAGCTCCGAGGATGCGGGTGAGCCCGGTTCGAGCATCCGTGCCGCCTGGGGATCGGGCATGGCCAGCACAACGGTGTCGTACCGGA
Above is a genomic segment from Subtercola boreus containing:
- the msrA gene encoding peptide-methionine (S)-S-oxide reductase MsrA, producing MATTETANLAGGCFWGAQQLIRRRPGVISTRVGYSGGDTPNATYRNHGDHAEAVEIVFDPSIISYRDLLEFFFQIHDPSTKNRQGNDVGRSYRSAIYYTTDEQKAIALDTIADVDASGLWPGKVVTEVEPAGAFWEAEDEHQDYLEKYPAGYTCHYVRPGWKLPHREEQPA
- the msrB gene encoding peptide-methionine (R)-S-oxide reductase MsrB, whose protein sequence is MTTVYRKDPTTLETLTPEQFAVTQQNATERAFSGEFWDTHDDGIYVDIVSGEPLFASTDKYDSRSGWPSFTRPIDPANVVRHDDKTYGMVRTEVRSANGDSHLGHLFDDGPVAEGGLRYCINSAALRFIPLDELEAKGYGDYRSLFDTKEA